The nucleotide sequence TTCAACTTTTCCCCTCATAAAAGCCTTCTTGTTTTCTGAACAGGCTGAGTTGCTTTCTTATGAGACTGGTGAGAAAGCCGCAGAGCTTGAGCTGCTGAGGGAGCGTGTGCaactactggaggaggaggtgagagtgcAGGAGGGCAAGGCAAGTGAGAGACAGTGTGAAGTGGAGAAACTCAGGAACGAAGGTCAGTGGTGTCTGTCAACTCATTTTTCATTACTACTAATGAATTATTATGGAAACATGTCAGTTAAAAtaaattttcattataattttacaAATTTTTAGTCTAAGTGGAATTGCACTAAAACTATTGCATTGTGTTACAGTTGAGGAGCAGCGTAAACTCCTTAAGTCCTTGCAAGACTCTGCCAGAACACCAGACTCTCCACCTCAAAGTGTGTGTTCTCCTGAAGACTCCCAGACAGTTCCaataccacctcctccacctataCCTGGAGTCAAGgctcccccaccacctccacctctgccaccactaccaccacctcctccacctccacctccatgtgcacctcctccacccccaccgCCCCTTCCTGCCAACAATCCTGTCACTGCACTAGCCACTCTAATTGGTGTTtccaagcaaaacaaaaaagctAAGGAGCCAGAAAGTACAGGTATGTTTTTCATTGTGTTGGTATTACTTTTTCGAAGAATTCAGATGCAGCAGGGGAGAATGGTCTTGGTGATGTGGAAGAAGAATGACTAAGTGCTATAGTAATGAGTACAGAAGAGGTCTATGGTGTGAGAAGTAGTTGgtgagaaagggaagtgaatgGTAAAGGGATTGCCTCGAGCTACACTGAGTCAGTTGTGGAAATAACTTTTCAGCATCAAGGCCAGATGGCAGAAGactgtttttattttagtaCACCACACCAGACTCATCTCCTTTCCCACATCTGCATGATATGATCAGACCAGATGTGGGGGGACCTCTCGCTCAGGCCCTTATAGTTGCCTCCACTTATGTATTCATAGCTTCATTTATCACCATCATGTACAAGCAATCTTACTATTGCATCCAACACTTTCTTCAAACTGTCATTTCATCCCATTAGTGTCCTCATGTCTCATACTTGAAATCATTTTCCATCTCAAGCAACTTTATGTTCAAAACTGTTATCAGCCCTTTACCATCTACCATGAACTTGTCTTTTGTATGCAAAGTTAATCATAATGGTATAAATTTATGCATTTTCAGATTCAGCAGCAAAAGGCTGTGGTATGGATGACCTCATCAATCAAATCAAACAAGGGGGAGTAAAACTAAAATCTACCAAATCCCATAGTGTTGGAAGCATCAGTAGGAAACCAGACatagatgagaaagagaaacctCCTGATGCTGTGCAAGAAATGAAAAGTATTTTAGCGACAATGAAGCGTGGTCGCCAAGGAAGAATTAAGCCTTCTGAAATTTCTCAAGGATCAAAATTTCgaacaaagaatgaaaaaggagagTCTGCTTCATCTAAAGGAAGCAAAACAGAAGTCCTTGGCATGAAGAATGAAGACTCAGGTTCTGCAATGACTAATGGTAATCTTCCATCACAAACAAAAGGGAATTCTCACATTACCAGCACTACTGAAGACTTTACTGGCCATAAGAATACTACTGAACCACACACCAAAAAAGTGATAGAAACAGATACACGCACTGATACCGTCAAGATGCGAGAGAAGTGCTCCTCAACTCGGGAGCCTGCCAACTTTCAGGAGACAGACACAACAGCTAGTGCATCATACACACTCAGACTCACCAGTCCCAATGCTGGAGAGGACGAGTGCTCCAGTCGGGAAGTTACTCCACCCAGGAGATCAGAGGAGCAAGAGAGCGGCCGTCCCCACTCTGGGcgggccatcaccaccaccaccatattccTGTCAGGCCAGAGTCTACCACAAGACTGAGTAGTTAACCTGCTGTTAACTCCTTAGCTCTGTCTATAAGCAAAACAAACTGCTCATGTTACAAGTTAatgattttaatgtttttaaactgattttaaacaaattatttttacttttgttgtgAAAGTGTTACAGTGTAGGAACTCGGCATCCATAATGTGTGTTCTACGTAAGAAATCATGGTTAGAGAGAGAAGATTTATTGTTACACTATTGTCTGTAATTAGTTGCATGTAATATGTAAATGTTGATTACATGTTGATTTTATCATATGCTATATATACTTAACTTTTCAACTTAAGCCTCAATATAAAACTTGTTGCTCTTAAAACTTTTACTTCTTTTAGGCCAGAAAGTTTGCACATAATCAATCCTCCTGAAGCACACACTGATTGGTGGACTTCAgggactgacaaaaaaaaagatgctcaAATATTCAATGAAGGAAATTGTACCCTCCTAGCTTTAGGTAATCCATTATAAATATCAACAATCACTATATATCAACTGGAGAAAATTAGTCTAAGG is from Scylla paramamosain isolate STU-SP2022 chromosome 9, ASM3559412v1, whole genome shotgun sequence and encodes:
- the LOC135103396 gene encoding shootin-1-like isoform X1 — protein: MTENGGPAAPPPASKENGEEAADDGDYKELYLQEMEKRKTVMKLAQKAARDYDELKRRYSDVSQTAEMLKVRLEEREHDLHNLRSDCPSCTALLFAYLPFCSSFFYLSSPCLSPLLADSDPTEVSTVSEAVYHEYDNLRQRYKVEAESMAQAFNRATEWYRENKSLRRETNNLKRQSAILLQRVSDGSPDLDISVLAGMGETTDKKELQDLQQQHEKEVDNLMEKIKGLENEVANLNMEISKAKQDEFEAQEELLEIRRELEDANQQIDTLKKRTSELEAVEQRMGRVSVLVLDEVEALQAQLRTEAARANTAATEAAKARGERAALARQSAVAMSELMGDEKLSMAMQEVDSLTKQLHKQEEEYKQKINKLKAELLSYETGEKAAELELLRERVQLLEEEVRVQEGKASERQCEVEKLRNEVEEQRKLLKSLQDSARTPDSPPQSVCSPEDSQTVPIPPPPPIPGVKAPPPPPPLPPLPPPPPPPPPCAPPPPPPPLPANNPVTALATLIGVSKQNKKAKEPESTDSAAKGCGMDDLINQIKQGGVKLKSTKSHSVGSISRKPDIDEKEKPPDAVQEMKSILATMKRGRQGRIKPSEISQGSKFRTKNEKGESASSKGSKTEVLGMKNEDSGSAMTNGNLPSQTKGNSHITSTTEDFTGHKNTTEPHTKKVIETDTRTDTVKMREKCSSTREPANFQETDTTASASYTLRLTSPNAGEDECSSREVTPPRRSEEQESGRPHSGRAITTTTIFLSGQSLPQD
- the LOC135103396 gene encoding shootin-1-like isoform X6, producing the protein MLKVRLEEREHDLHNLRSVSEAVYHEYDNLRQRYKVEAESMAQAFNRATEWYRENKSLRRETNNLKRQSAILLQRVSDGSPDLDISVLAGMGETTDKKELQDLQQQHEKEVDNLMEKIKGLENEVANLNMEISKAKQDEFEAQEELLEIRRELEDANQQIDTLKKRTSELEAVEQRMGRVSVLVLDEVEALQAQLRTEAARANTAATEAAKARGERAALARQSAVAMSELMGDEKLSMAMQEVDSLTKQLHKQEEEYKQKINKLKAELLSYETGEKAAELELLRERVQLLEEEVRVQEGKASERQCEVEKLRNEVEEQRKLLKSLQDSARTPDSPPQSVCSPEDSQTVPIPPPPPIPGVKAPPPPPPLPPLPPPPPPPPPCAPPPPPPPLPANNPVTALATLIGVSKQNKKAKEPESTDSAAKGCGMDDLINQIKQGGVKLKSTKSHSVGSISRKPDIDEKEKPPDAVQEMKSILATMKRGRQGRIKPSEISQGSKFRTKNEKGESASSKGSKTEVLGMKNEDSGSAMTNGNLPSQTKGNSHITSTTEDFTGHKNTTEPHTKKVIETDTRTDTVKMREKCSSTREPANFQETDTTASASYTLRLTSPNAGEDECSSREVTPPRRSEEQESGRPHSGRAITTTTIFLSGQSLPQD
- the LOC135103396 gene encoding shootin-1-like isoform X3; protein product: MTENGGPAAPPPASKENGEEAADDGDYKELYLQEMEKRKTVMKLAQKAARDYDELKRRYSDVSQTAEMLKVRLEEREHDLHNLRSVSEAVYHEYDNLRQRYKVEAESMAQAFNRATEWYRENKSLRRETNNLKRQSAILLQRVSDGSPDLDISVLAGMGETTDKKELQDLQQQHEKEVDNLMEKIKGLENEVANLNMEISKAKQDEFEAQEELLEIRRELEDANQQIDTLKKRTSELEAVEQRMGRVSVLVLDEVEALQAQLRTEAARANTAATEAAKARGERAALARQSAVAMSELMGDEKLSMAMQEVDSLTKQLHKQEEEYKQKINKLKAELLSYETGEKAAELELLRERVQLLEEEVRVQEGKASERQCEVEKLRNEVEEQRKLLKSLQDSARTPDSPPQSVCSPEDSQTVPIPPPPPIPGVKAPPPPPPLPPLPPPPPPPPPCAPPPPPPPLPANNPVTALATLIGVSKQNKKAKEPESTDSAAKGCGMDDLINQIKQGGVKLKSTKSHSVGSISRKPDIDEKEKPPDAVQEMKSILATMKRGRQGRIKPSEISQGSKFRTKNEKGESASSKGSKTEVLGMKNEDSGSAMTNGNLPSQTKGNSHITSTTEDFTGHKNTTEPHTKKVIETDTRTDTVKMREKCSSTREPANFQETDTTASASYTLRLTSPNAGEDECSSREVTPPRRSEEQESGRPHSGRAITTTTIFLSGQSLPQD
- the LOC135103396 gene encoding shootin-1-like isoform X4; this translates as MLKVRLEEREHDLHNLRSDCPSCTALLFAYLPFCSSFFYLSSPCLSPLLADSDPTEVSTVSEAVYHEYDNLRQRYKVEAESMAQAFNRATEWYRENKSLRRETNNLKRQSAILLQRVSDGSPDLDISVLAGMGETTDKKELQDLQQQHEKEVDNLMEKIKGLENEVANLNMEISKAKQDEFEAQEELLEIRRELEDANQQIDTLKKRTSELEAVEQRMGRVSVLVLDEVEALQAQLRTEAARANTAATEAAKARGERAALARQSAVAMSELMGDEKLSMAMQEVDSLTKQLHKQEEEYKQKINKLKAELLSYETGEKAAELELLRERVQLLEEEVRVQEGKASERQCEVEKLRNEVEEQRKLLKSLQDSARTPDSPPQSVCSPEDSQTVPIPPPPPIPGVKAPPPPPPLPPLPPPPPPPPPCAPPPPPPPLPANNPVTALATLIGVSKQNKKAKEPESTDSAAKGCGMDDLINQIKQGGVKLKSTKSHSVGSISRKPDIDEKEKPPDAVQEMKSILATMKRGRQGRIKPSEISQGSKFRTKNEKGESASSKGSKTEVLGMKNEDSGSAMTNGNLPSQTKGNSHITSTTEDFTGHKNTTEPHTKKVIETDTRTDTVKMREKCSSTREPANFQETDTTASASYTLRLTSPNAGEDECSSREVTPPRRSEEQESGRPHSGRAITTTTIFLSGQSLPQD
- the LOC135103396 gene encoding shootin-1-like isoform X2; its protein translation is MTENGGPAAPPPASKENGEEAADDGDYKELYLQEMEKRKTVMKLAQKAARDYDELKRRYSDVSQTAEMLKVRLEEREHDLHNLRSDSDPTEVSTVSEAVYHEYDNLRQRYKVEAESMAQAFNRATEWYRENKSLRRETNNLKRQSAILLQRVSDGSPDLDISVLAGMGETTDKKELQDLQQQHEKEVDNLMEKIKGLENEVANLNMEISKAKQDEFEAQEELLEIRRELEDANQQIDTLKKRTSELEAVEQRMGRVSVLVLDEVEALQAQLRTEAARANTAATEAAKARGERAALARQSAVAMSELMGDEKLSMAMQEVDSLTKQLHKQEEEYKQKINKLKAELLSYETGEKAAELELLRERVQLLEEEVRVQEGKASERQCEVEKLRNEVEEQRKLLKSLQDSARTPDSPPQSVCSPEDSQTVPIPPPPPIPGVKAPPPPPPLPPLPPPPPPPPPCAPPPPPPPLPANNPVTALATLIGVSKQNKKAKEPESTDSAAKGCGMDDLINQIKQGGVKLKSTKSHSVGSISRKPDIDEKEKPPDAVQEMKSILATMKRGRQGRIKPSEISQGSKFRTKNEKGESASSKGSKTEVLGMKNEDSGSAMTNGNLPSQTKGNSHITSTTEDFTGHKNTTEPHTKKVIETDTRTDTVKMREKCSSTREPANFQETDTTASASYTLRLTSPNAGEDECSSREVTPPRRSEEQESGRPHSGRAITTTTIFLSGQSLPQD
- the LOC135103396 gene encoding shootin-1-like isoform X5 yields the protein MLKVRLEEREHDLHNLRSDSDPTEVSTVSEAVYHEYDNLRQRYKVEAESMAQAFNRATEWYRENKSLRRETNNLKRQSAILLQRVSDGSPDLDISVLAGMGETTDKKELQDLQQQHEKEVDNLMEKIKGLENEVANLNMEISKAKQDEFEAQEELLEIRRELEDANQQIDTLKKRTSELEAVEQRMGRVSVLVLDEVEALQAQLRTEAARANTAATEAAKARGERAALARQSAVAMSELMGDEKLSMAMQEVDSLTKQLHKQEEEYKQKINKLKAELLSYETGEKAAELELLRERVQLLEEEVRVQEGKASERQCEVEKLRNEVEEQRKLLKSLQDSARTPDSPPQSVCSPEDSQTVPIPPPPPIPGVKAPPPPPPLPPLPPPPPPPPPCAPPPPPPPLPANNPVTALATLIGVSKQNKKAKEPESTDSAAKGCGMDDLINQIKQGGVKLKSTKSHSVGSISRKPDIDEKEKPPDAVQEMKSILATMKRGRQGRIKPSEISQGSKFRTKNEKGESASSKGSKTEVLGMKNEDSGSAMTNGNLPSQTKGNSHITSTTEDFTGHKNTTEPHTKKVIETDTRTDTVKMREKCSSTREPANFQETDTTASASYTLRLTSPNAGEDECSSREVTPPRRSEEQESGRPHSGRAITTTTIFLSGQSLPQD